In the Procambarus clarkii isolate CNS0578487 chromosome 70, FALCON_Pclarkii_2.0, whole genome shotgun sequence genome, tgaccttcacggcCCAGTTCACATTCTGTAGTTTCCTCTTAAAAAGCTGAAACGTTTTGGACTGCGAGGGAAACAGTCCTTatatgactaatttattatttctTCTTCCATATTAAGGAGAATCGCCGCTTACTTCccctttatatataatatacaaatttcacaaaaaaacaattatttttgacaaaaaatttatatttttcatCTTCAATCCAAATAATGATGTAAATAAGGTCCTAAaatatctataataataataataataataataataataacaatacagagagaaattgggatgaagattcgaacctatgaATCATAGGTTCGAATCTTTTCACGGCTCCTATACGGATTTTCTCActaataacaataatatatatttagggAACTCTAAATGTATAAACTAAATGTATAAACTAAATGTATAAACTAAATGTATAAACTAGAACTCTTTGCTGAACTAGTAGATGTTTGCTGAGACTATCGTGGAGCTGGCAGCGCTGCGCTTTAGAAATAGTGCCTTCCCGGCAACCACATACCTTAGCAGGTTATCGTACCGCTCGGCACGCGGAAATCAGCTGGGGGCCCCAGCACTTTTACCCACTTATACGGTATTTGGGTGAGTGAGGGGGATGAGTCATGAGTGAGGGGGATGATTCATGAGTGTGAGGGGGATGATTCATGGTGAGTGAGGGGGGATGAGTCATGGTGAGTGAGGGGGATGAGTCATGGTGAGTGAGGGGGATGAGTCATGTTGAGTGACGGGGATGAGTCATGGTGAGTGAGGGGGATGAGTCATGGTGAGTGAGGGGGATGAGTCATGGTGAGTGAGGGGGATGAGTCATGTTGAGTGAGGGGGATGAGTCATGTTGAGTGAGGGGGATGAGTCATGGTGAGTGAGGGGGATGAGTCATGTTGAGTGAGGGGGATGAGTCATGTTGAGTGACGGGGATGAGTCATGGTGAGTGAGGGGGATGAGTCATGTTGAGTGAGGGGGATGAGTCATGGTGAGTGAGGGGGATGAGTCATGTTGAATGAGGGGGATGGGTTATGGTGAGTGAGGGTGATGAATCATGTTGAGTGAGGGGGATGAGTCATGGTGAGTGAGGGGGATGAGTCATGGTGAGTGAGGGGGATGAGTCATGGTGAGTGAGGGGGATGGGTCATGGTGAGTGAGGGGGATGAGTCATGGTGAGTGGGATGAGTCATGGTGAGTGGGATGAGTCATGGTGAGTGGAATGAGTCATGGTGAGTAGGATGAGTCATGGTGAGTGGGATGAGTCATGGTGAGTGGGATGAGTCATGGTGAGTAGGATGAGTCATGGTGAGTGGGATGAGTCATGGTGAGTGGGATGAGTCATGAATGAGGGGGATGAGTCATGGTGAGTGACTTCCCTTCCCTCACCATACTTCCCCTCCCTCACCATACTTCCCTTCCCTCACCATACCTACCCTCCCTCACCATACCTACTCTTCCTCACCATTCCTACCCTCCCTCACCatacctcccctccctcaccataCCTACCCTCCCTCACCATACCTACCCTCCCTCACCATACCTACCCTCCCTCACCATACCTACCCTCCCTCACCATTCCTACCCTCACTCACCATACCTACTCTTCCTCACCATTCCTACCCTCCCTCACCATACCTACTCTCCCTCACCATTCCTACCCTCCCTCACCATACCTACCCTCCCTCATCATTCCTACCCTCCCTCACCATACCTACTCTTCCTCACCATTCCTACCCTCCCTCACCATACCTACCCTCCCTCATCATTCCTACCCTCCCTCACCATACCTACTCTTCCTCACCATTCCTACCCTCCCTCACCATACCTACTCTTCCTCACCATTCCTACCCTCCCTCACCATACCTACTCTCCCTCACCATTCctaccctccctcacctccctccctcaccatacctaccctccctcaccatacctcccctccctcaccatacctactctccctcaccattcctaccctccctcaccatacctaccctccctcaccatacctcccctcccccatcaccttcCTATAGGTAGGtatatggtggtgatgggggtgaagGTGATGGGGTCCTTCATGgtgatgggttgttgttgttatagattcagctactcggaacaagttgcaagtagcacgggctatggtgagcccgtagtggacttacctggcacaggagcggggcaagtagcacgggctatggtgagcccgtagtggacttacctggcacaggagcggggctgtaactcagtGATCTGGCGATGGGGTGATGgggtcaagataacctgaagggaagagagggagataacctcaccactccccccccctccccccctcctctccctcacacccccccccccccaccctccccctctccttacacacacacacacacacaaaagaaaagaaaaggaaaaggaactatcaggagaaagcgcctagCCCTTACGACCATATaatacttggaaggggtcaggataaggatttaggataggccgaagggaaggaatggtgcctcaaccacttggacggtcggggattgaacggcgacctgcatgaagcgagaccgtggctCTACCGTGCAGCCCAAGGCGTTAATCACAGCGCCACAGGAAGGTAAAGCAAGAGGACAAACGGAAGGAAACGATGCCGTAAGGGACAATAATGAGGCGGGAAGGGCGGAGCCAACCTGGGAAGAGGTGCCCGGACGGACCTGTCTGGCGCCCCTTTCCGTCCCTTGGCGACACCCCCGCCTGTGTTGGCGGGGGTGTCGGGGTTGTGGCCCCTTTTCCGTCCCTTAGTGTAGCCTGTGTTGGCGGGGGTGTCGTGGTTGGTGCCCCTTTTCTGTCCCTTGGTGTAGCCTGTGTTGTcgggggtgttgtggttggtgCCCCTTTTCCGTCCCTTGGTGTAGCCTGTGTTGTcgggggtgttgtggttgtggcccCTTTTCCGTCTCTTAGTCTGGCCCATGTTGGCGGGGGTGTCGTGGTTGGTGCCCCTTTTCCGTCCCTTAGTGTAGCCTGTGTTGGCGGGGGTGTCGTGGTTGGGGGCCCTTTTCCGTCTCTTTGTCTGGCCCATGTTGGCGGGGGTGTCGTGGTTGGGGGCCCTTTTCCGTCCCTTAGTCTGGCCCATGTTGGAGGAGGTGTTATGTCTCAGAACGACCCTTTTACACCTCTTGGAGTGTCCGGTCTTGGTGGGGGTGTCGTGGCTGAGGTCCCTTTTCCGCTTCTTACTGGGACTCTCAGTGTCAACGTGTCCCCGTAAATGTTGGAGTAGATTGTGTAAAGTTGGGCGGCgggtttggtgtgggtgtgtggcttGCTGGAGCAGCAGGTGTAGTGacgggttgtgggtgtgtgttactctcaccagggtCTGCAGAAGACGACCATAAGAGAAGACGTCCGAGGCAAAGGTACTGTTCTTTCCTTCACACACCTCCGGGGCATAGTATGGGAAGGTGTCCGGGTCAATAATGAAGCCCAGGGAGGTTCCGTCCGGGCACGTCAACCCAAAGTCTATTATACTAACTGTCGGAGAGCGAGGTGGTCCTTCTACCATAATATTGTTGCTCTTGAGGTCGTTGTGGACGTAACCCAAGTTATGGACCTCCTGTAACTTGTGCCCGACTTGCAGTCCAAGTTGCAGTAAGTTGTGTTCGTTACTTGTGAAAACGTCATAAAGGGCTTTCTTACCCTTATATGACATTAGAAGAGCTGGAGGGTCGGTGGCCACACCATAGAGAAGGGGAGCGCCTCCTGCGCCCTTCAGCTGGGTAAGGacctcaccctcctgcctcaaCTCCTTACCAACACTATAGGAGTTTGCCACTTTAAGGGCCGCCAACTTGCCGCGCCACCTCACTAAGTTAACAGTGCCATACGCACCACTTCCCAAAACTGTCACCTTCTCCTTCACCAGCCGCTGCACTACACTCTTCTCAAGTCTCTCCACCATGACTTAATAAAACAGTTACCATACAAGACCGTCGACTTAGCTAATGGCAATATCACACACCAGAGAAATATAGTCAACTCCCAGAGTTAAACATTATATTCACCCGATCACATCCGGGTTAGTGTGGCTTTATTAATTGTTCTCTATACAAGAGAATGTTTGTCTGTTTAAGGCTGGGGCCCAGGCGCTTGAGTCTAGTCTGCCCAAACTATGCAGGGTGACTGGTCTGGGTCATAAGTGCGTGGGGATCGAGTCATGTGCTCCCATCTTTCCATCATATGACAAATTACACTACATTCCAACCTCACTAAATATGTCTTAACTCCGTCTTCACTAAGGCTCACCCGGTACCTTATTGTCTACGTTAATTACTGAACGTTAGTTTCTCTGACGCTGTTCCTTTACTGGCAAAGtgtttagtgaagatggttacagagacggagagtggtgaagggtagggaaggtggtgaagggtaggtggtgaagggtagggatggtggtgaagggtagggaaggtggtgaagggtagggaagatggtgaagggtagggaaggtggtgaagggtagggaaggtggtgaagggtagggaaggtggtgaagggtaggcaaggtggtgaaggttagacatggtggtgaagggtagggaaggtggtgaagggtaggtggtgaagggtagggatggtggtgaagggtagggaaggtggtgaagggtaggcaaggtggtgaaggatagggaaggtggtgaagggtaggcaaggtggtgaaggttagacatggtggtgaagggtagggaaggtggtgaagggtagggcaggtggtgaagggtaggcaaggtggtgaagggtagggaagatggtgaagggtaggcaaggtggtgaaaggttgggaaggtggtgaagggtaggcaaggtggtgaagggtagggaaggtggtgaagggtaggcaaggtggtgaagggtagggaaggtggtgaagggtagggaaggtggtgaagggtagggaagatggtgaagggtagggaaggtggtgaagggtagggaaggtggtgaagggtagggaaggtggtgaagagtagggaagatggtgaagagtaggcaaggtggtgaagggtagggaaggtggtgaaggttagggaagatggtgaagggtagggaaggtggtgaagggtagggcaggtggtgaagggtagggaaggtggtgaaggttagggaagatggtgaagggtagggaaggtggtgaagggtagggaaggtggtgaagggtagggaaggtggtgaagggtagggaaggtggtgaagggtagggaaggtggtgaagggtagggaaggtggtgaagggtagggaaggtggtgaagggtaggcaaggtggtgaagggtagggaaggtggtgaagggtaggcatggtggtgaaggttagggaaggtggtgaagggtagggaaggtggtaaaggttaggcaaggtggtgcagggtagggaagatagtgaagggtagggaaggtggtgaagggtaggcaaggtggtggaggacaggcaaggtggtgaagggtagggaaggtggtgaagggcaggctaggtggtgaagggttgggaaggtagtgaaaggtcgggaaggtggtgaaagatagggaaggtaatgaagggtaggcaaggtggtgaagggcaggcaaggtgatgaagggtagggaaggtggtgaagggtagggaaggtggtgaagggtagggaaggtggtgaagggtaggcaaggtggtggaggacaggcAAGGTGGGGAAGAGTAGGGAAGTTAGTgatgagtagggaaggtggtgaagggaaggcaaggttgtgaagggtagggaaggcaaggttgtgaagggaagggaaggtggtgaagggtagggaaggtggtgaagagtagggaaggtggtgaagggtagggaagttagtgatgagtagggaaggtggtgaagggaaggcaaggttgtgaagggtagggaaggtggtgaagggtagggaaggtggtgaagagtagagaaggtggtgaagggtagggaaggtggtgaagggtagggaatctttctctctatccgtttcatgaagtacttcatctcccattctgtatcctgtgtctggcctcctgtttccactgcctagtttcattaccttacatttttcgggttgaactttagtagccacatgttggaccattcatgcagggTGTCTATGtcgtcttgtagtctcatactgtcttcctccgtcttaatcctcctcataatttttgcatcattagcaaacaatgagaggaatgattctataccatctggaagatcatttacatatataagaaacagtattggtccaagtaccgacccctgcgggactccactggtgacgtctcgccaatccgagacctcacccctcacagtgactcgctgccttctgttacttaggtactcccttatccaatgaagAACCTTCCCTTtcgctccagcctgcatctccagctttcgcactagtctctggtgtggcactgtgtcaaaggctttctggcaatccaataatatgcaacctaacctaagctgttgtgtgtgtgtgtgtgagtgcgtgtgtgtgtgtgtgtgagtgtgtgtgagtgtgtgtgtgtgtgtgtgtgtgtgtgtgtgtgtgtgtgtgtgtgtgtgtgtgtgtgtgtgtgtgtgtgtgtgtgtgtgtgtgtgtgtggtgggttcaCTACACGTAGCGAACATGTGGTCCAGGCTCCAGCAAGCTCAGCGACGTGACAACAAGAGGTCAGAAGGGGCCCCCCAGCGAGGCCTGTAAATAGATGGAGGAGCGGGAAAGGTCACAGGTGAGTGTCGAACTAAAAATGTGCTCCTCGTGCCTGACTTACCCTTTCCTTGGTGTTTTCCAccgcccccccactccacccctctctgggggtgtcTCTGGGATCCTTCCTTATTGTGGGTGGTCGTGGCGCAGCTGGTAAGACTGCGGGCTGCTTCTGCCTTTGCGGACGACGGTTCAAGGGCTCCGATGGTCCTCCAAGTGAATGACAAAtaaatgtatatgtgtatgttgtTCTCAACACCCATAGACCCCGAGGGAGACGTTGTCGTGGTCCGTGGGAGTTTAGCCATGCCTAGTATGGCCCCAGCTGCCATGAGGTGACATAGGGGTAATTTGGGAGTCTTGGCTCGGCTGGTGGCACCTCTTGATAGCCGTGTACGTCGCTCTGACGCAAAGGGTATGCGTGCGTGACGCAAGGATTATGCACTGGTGATGCATGGGGTACACGTGCACGACGCAACGAgtcactgtctctgcctctcactaTACATCACTGTCCATGCTTATCTCAGAATACCTAACAGACAGGAAAGAGAATTAGTGTGATGGGATGACTGTGGTCGGCTCAGGGTATCGAGCGGTGTCCCTCAAGACTAGTGGTGtgtgaggaaaggctgagggaactagACATAATTATactaaagaagagagagagagagagagagagagagagagagagagagagagagagagagagagagagagagagagagagagagagagagagacagagagacagagagagagagagagagagagagagagagagagagagagagagagagagagagagagagagagagagagagagagagagagagagagagagagacagagagagagacagagagagagagagagacagagagagagagagagagagagagagacagagagagagagagagagagagagagagagagagagagagagagagagagagagagagagagagagagagagagagagagagacagagagagagagagacagagagagagagagagagagagagagagagagagagagagagagagagagagagagagagagagagagagagagagacagagagagagagagagagagacagagagagagagagagagagagagagagagagagagagagagagagagagagagagagagacagagagagagagagacagagagagagagagagagatagagagagagagagagagagagagagagagagagagagagagagagagagagagagagagagagagagagagagagacagagagagagagagagagagagagagagacagagagagagagagagagagagagagagagagagagagagagagagagagagagagagagagagagagagagagagagagagagagagagagagagacagagagagagagagagagagagagagagagagagagagagagagagagagagagagagagagagagagagacagagagagagagagacagagagagagagagagagagagagagagagagacagagagagagagagagagagagagagagacagagagagacagagagacagagagagagagacagagagagagagagagagagagagagagagagagagagagagagagagagagagagagagagagagagagagagagacagagagagagagagagagagagagagagagagagagagagagagagagagagagagagagagagagagagagagagagagagagacagagagagagacagagagacagagagagagagagagagagagagagagagagagagagagagagagagagagagagagagagagagagagagagagagagagagagagagagagagagagaagtaggaaAGCCACCTTACAAATAAATACTACAAACCAAACTAGGTGTAAAAATGCGAAATATTTCAAGTAAATAACAACACAAGATAATGCCAGGACTGGAAGCAGGGCGGACGACTTGTAAGCACTACAGTAGGAGGTTGTAGGGGGCCAggtgcacacacacaacacattgtATATTATAGGAGACAACTGGACCACAGAGTTGCTGGGTTGTAATGATGAAGCTGCGGATTTGAATCATTAAATAAGCCTATATAACGAGTGAAACCCATAACAAAGGACTCGGTATAGGACCCTTGAAATATATGAGACCAAATTTATAGTAGAGGATAAAAGTGCTGCCAAGCAACGCTCAATTAGTACTTGTATGGCTCTCGGCGGGAAGCTTCAGTCTTCCCATTCACCTGAGGGCtctaggagattcgaaccgtGAACCCCAGGCGTGTGAGGCCGAATCTCTATCGTCCGAGCTATTgatcttcagttcttccctcatgttaacaattcctgggcatcttggggcaccaggaATCACCCTCGTGGCTTCGTTCCGTGTTACTTCTAGATCCTTTTGTCTTGTCATAATAGAGGTGGAGAGTTAATGACGTACAAGGCATGAGAGTCGAATTAGGATTTAATAAACAGCATGTAAAATAGTCTTGCACATTTGACActaataccaatattcttaccagtaagtgattTTCCTTCAACCTATGACGTAGgtcgtttacaatgtcactgtcggTACCTACTCCATGGTATGTAGGAAGTACAATGGATTTTGTTATAGAGATAATAAGACCGCATTCAATATCTTAGTAGCAAGTGAATCCAGTAGAGTTTGAAATCGAGTTTTGGTATTTGCAACAGTACAAATGTTATCAGCATAACAGATGACAGCTTCGTCAGCTAACGTGGACATATCAACTACTGATCTGTGCATCTAAACATTGACCAGTGTTGGGCTAAGCACTCCGCCCTGAGGTGTACTCAACGCCAATTACGTTTAGCCTCGCCTGAAAAGGACAGAGGTTGTTCTGTTAGTTTCTGAGCTCTAGAAGAGGCTAGTTGTTCTAAGATTAGCTCTAGCCGCTCACAACGTCCAGGTGGTGAGAAGTAGCCATCATGTGGAGGCTCACCATCCTCCTTGTAGGCGCTGCTGACACGCTTCTGATACCTAGACCGTCCTCTAGGGTCTAGGTATCAGAAGGGTGATACCTAGACCCTAGGTATCACCCTTCCTCTCCTCTCCTGCATGTGTACCAACCTGTTTGTGTAGACAGTGGCGGACTTGTCCATCTTTTTCTTACTGAAGTGTTTGTTATGGTATTACTGGGCCGGACGAGACGGAGACCAGTATGGCAGCCCGTCCCTCGTAACGGCGGGTGGACAGGAGGACGCACCACGGTGTCCATGttggcctggttgatacctggttaatacctggttgatggggttctgggagttcttttactccctgagcccggcccgaggccaggcttgacttgtgagagtttggtccactaggctgttgcttggaggacAGCACATGTTGCACATGTGCAACAGCACATGTTGCTGTTGCCTGGCTGTTGGCCTGGCTTGGTAAGCCAGCTCACCAGAGGACTAATACCTCAGGGTAGCGGTATTATTGTGTAAGGATTACCCATCACGCCCAATTGCTCAACAGTATGTGTACTGCCTTACACATACTGTAAGACCACATGTAGGATCTGCCTTAGCTGGCCTCACGCCTACATGActcagctcttgggccccacgTTTTTTTTTGGAGGCGGGGTtgggtgatggtcgtggtggtagCGCCTGGTTCACAATATGTCTGCCACATATATATTTAAGGCTTTGAATAGCATTAGACTCGGCTATCACCGGTTCCAGTGGTAGTCCACATTCCCCTCACACACTAATTAAACTAAGAGAagaagttagtgccttgaaaaaaatatggtttagaatatgtcacatatgtacttatttataagtgAAATAGTGaccataagcaataagtcatatatgtgctgtcttgtgcgagagcaggttgcatgaggaggtgagggagggagtgagggaaggagcctctcccagCGGTACTCAGAGGCATTATGTCAGAGGTAAGAGCGAGTCAATATTTAGCGTAGAGATAACTCACAGATGGAAGGGAAGGCGGGAAagtgaggaagagaggaaggatgggatatatgagaatATACAAGGAAGGAGAAAACGATTGCaggcaaaaaaaacaaaaatagccACGCTTAACGACCCTACTGGAGAGTAAGGGAGAGTAGTTGGTGCTTGTTAGTGTGGAGACACAGCTCGGcgccaaggagctggggtatgaggaacccgttctcgcaaatttaataagtcaatattgacttattaaatatgtgcataggtgacatacttaacataatagatacccttaaaaagattcatagaaaacaccgaccttacctaacctacttagtatgttaagataagcatcttattgcttcgtaattacaattattacctaacatataataggtataggttaagtaataattgtaattacgaagcaataagatgcttatcttaagatactaacaaggttaggtaaggtcggtgttttctatgaatctttttaagggtatctattatgtttagtatatcacctatgcacgtagttaataagtcaatattgactttacgaatttgcgagaacgggttgtatgagGACAGGGGATAATACACAACCATGAAGACCACCAAGAGTCGACCGCCGACCCTGCACGACACGAGACCGTCAGTATACCGACCGGACCAAGTGACGTGAGTCTTAGCGAGGATTTGCGGGAAGGATTAGCTGTGTGTAcgaaccactacacaccataattcCATGAGTTGGTTACGTTCTTTAATTCCTGTTGTCGGGGAAAGGAACCTAGTAAAGTAACTGTTCCTACTTTCTGCtttttacaacttgtaataaagttgcaacgtttttatgacgtattagaaacgttgttacaacctgctatattggttgttacaatttgttaggtgttaaaacttattTGAACGTTGTAATTTCGTCGTGCGTTTGTGGCGGGAAGCGTGTTAGAGTTGCATTGAAGCCGCCCTgttaggccaactactgaccctTCCTCAAGGCTACAGCAACCCACGACACTTATCTAACTCCCGGGGACCTGttaactgttaggtgaacagcggcattaggtgcGGGGGAAACATGCCCTACCATTTAATCAATTTAAACCATTTAAC is a window encoding:
- the LOC138356175 gene encoding tyrosine-protein kinase Fyn-like, which encodes MELWCVVVLLGSGAYGTVNLVRWRGKLAALKVANSYSVGKELRQEGEVLTQLKGAGGAPLLYGVATDPPALLMSYKGKKALYDVFTSNEHNLLQLGLQVGHKLQEVHNLGYVHNDLKSNNIMVEGPPRSPTVSIIDFGLTCPDGTSLGFIIDPDTFPYYAPEVCEGKNSTFASDVFSYGRLLQTLVRVTHTHNPSLHLLLQQATHPHQTRRPTLHNLLQHLRGHVDTESPSKKRKRDLSHDTPTKTGHSKRCKRVVLRHNTSSNMGQTKGRKRAPNHDTPANMGQTKRRKRAPNHDTPANTGYTKGRKRGTNHDTPANMGQTKRRKRGHNHNTPDNTGYTKGRKRGTNHNTPDNTGYTKGQKRGTNHDTPANTGYTKGRKRGHNPDTPANTGGGVAKGRKGAPDRSVRAPLPRLAPPFPPHYCPLRHRFLPFVLLLYLPVAL